In the Topomyia yanbarensis strain Yona2022 chromosome 3, ASM3024719v1, whole genome shotgun sequence genome, one interval contains:
- the LOC131689906 gene encoding facilitated trehalose transporter Tret1-2 homolog, whose translation MVIKKAIADKAFIESQISSKRFHPFARQIIAATGPIISSAAAGMTNGFSAILLPQLQKPDSSIQITSEQSSWIASMAPLPMAAGCLLGGLLMEKFGRKVTHLILNISFAVGFCVLSVALTYDMILVGRFITGFSCGLVGPPASVYIAETSNPKYRGILLAGVTFAVSTGIFLSHLFGTFFHWKMAALFCSFFMAVSYVFVVLCPESPAWLLSKGQRHEAENAFHWLRGYDAESTKEFNDMAAKYGGSTDAGGSQEPTPSTIDNVLRKEFVIPLVTLLVFFFTMQFSGVNIVAFYSISLMKTTIGSDINEYLAMLIVDLVRVITSLFVCILLRTFGRRPLAMLSGCGTTISLIGLSIFLYFQTSIPLYQNLSWMSLIFLISYIIFIGIGLFPLPWCMSGEIFPIATRGIGSGLTSSFNFICFFVVIKTGPTLFETVGTNGTFMVYGIISLIGTLLLYMILPETKNRTLQEIEDTFKSGWRASEKVQAIDDKV comes from the exons ATGGTCATCAAAAAGGCAATCGCGGACAAAGCGTTCATCGAGAGCCAAATCAGCTCGAAAAGGTTTCATCCGTTCGCAAGACAG ATTATCGCGGCAACGGGTCCCATAATTTCGAGCGCTGCAGCCGGGATGACCAATGGGTTCTCCGCAATTCTGTTGCCTCAACTACAGAAGCCGGATAGTTCCATTCAAATCACCAGTGAGCAATCCTCGTGGATTGCTTCCATGGCTCCGCTTCCGATGGCTGCTGGATGCCTTCTTGGGGGGCTACTGATGGAGAAGTTCGGCCGAAAAGTGACGCATCTGATTTTGAATATATCGTTTGCAGTTGGGTTTTGTGTTCTTTCGGTAGCGTTGACCTATGATATGATTTTGGTTGGGCGGTTCATCACCGGATTCAGTTGTGGGTTGGTAGGTCCTCCGGCTTCCGTTTACATAGCGGAAACAAGCAACCCTAAGTATCGCGGAATCTTGCTAGCAGGGGTCACGTTTGCTGTTTCAACTGGGATATTCCTTTCGCATTTGTTCGGTACATTTTTTCACTGGAAGATGGCCGCATTGTTCTGTTCGTTCTTTATGGCTGTTAGTTATGTATTCGTAGTATTATGTCCGGAAAGTCCTGCTTGGTTATTATCCAAAGGGCAGCGTCATGAAGCAGAAAACGCTTTTCATTGGCTTAGAGGATACGATGCTGAATCTACAAAAGAATTTAACGATATGGCTGCAAAATATGGGGGATCAACTGATGCTGGTGGATCACAAGAGCCTACACCGTCTACGATCGATAATGTCCTACGAAAAGAATTTGTCATACCACTAGTCACTTTGCTAGTATTTTTTTTCACCATGCAGTTCTCAGGAGTAAACATCGTAGCATTTTATTCCATTTCGCTCATGAAAACAACTATTGGCAGCGACATCAATGAATACTTAGCCATGTTGATTGTTGATCTCGTCAGAGTGATCACATCGTTGTTCGTATGTATTCTTTTGCGAACGTTTGGCAGGCGTCCTTTGGCAATGCTCAGTGGTTGTGGTACAACCATCAGTCTGATAGGATTATCCATATTCCTGTACTTTCAAACCAGCATCCCGTTGTATCAAAACCTATCTTGGATGTCGTTAATATTCTTGATAAGCTACATAATTTTCATCGGAATTGGACTCTTTCCGCTGCCGTGGTGTATGAGTGGAGAAATTTTTCCCATCGCCACCAGAGGAATCGGGTCTGGATTAACATCATCGTTTAACTTTATTTGCTTCTTCGTTGTGATCAAAACGGGACCAACGCTGTTCGAAACGGTTGGCACCAATGGGACCTTTATGGTTTACGGTATTATCTCTCTGATTGGAACGTTGCTTTTGTATATGATCCTACCTGAGACCAAAAATCGGACATTGCAGGAGATCGAGGATACGTTTAAGTCAGGTTGGAGGGCTTCCGAGAAAGTTCAAGCCATTGATGATAAGGTGTGA